A portion of the Paenibacillus hamazuiensis genome contains these proteins:
- a CDS encoding DUF5696 domain-containing protein produces the protein MRRSRIIFSSAVGLVIVAAAVLLYMRLAEGTRTGTAASKATSAAAGASQPASAVGAPKPALPDEASFRPAAESAGLKLWVDDKTGHFKVEQKKTGHVWRSYPDPDQWSRETITGTWRNNLMSPVMLEYIDASNSKSQAKTISWLEDKGVLEKFQTTPDGFKMTYNFTGTGFKIPVEVRLREDYVETAINDRDIREGKLSLLHVKLFPLFGAEPYKENEEGYTLLPDGAGALIRFKPNQANDKSVYRENVYGNDSAFYSERTGRSAIRLPVFGIKSGPQAFVAVMVSGEEYAKLFAAPAGAYGQYNWATPEWTYRLKYFQSTSKKGPNGFFTYNKERFNTPERATRYYLLEPDQSDYVGMAGKYRQFLIAEKGLKPLQPKNGEVPFYADIVGADIKQGLVWDKYLPGTTTSEAAAIVGALLDQGIRNLTVRYAGWQSGGYSSFGGLFPVDSRLGGNDGMRQFIRFAHSRNVPVYLTANYTLNNTGRDGFWPTFDGMRDLSGTVVEFENPANREMTTMVSPRLAEKTVAKDLSEFKALGADGIYFNEGVGQFLNSDFNERYKANRSEVLQSQRSVLKTVRDALGGVMAEDANAYTWDQTGHIHRLADSYSHDIFVDEPVPFLPIVLHGLLTYSTEWSNLREQNRAGFLRSIELGAYPAYVLTNAPSGSMKGAFSIWYYSMDYRDWLSQAAAEYKRFNEALGDVQDRAIVGHRTLAPGVKETEYAGGKKIVVNYNAEPFVHGDVRVPAQDFIVLKGGSAP, from the coding sequence ATGAGGCGAAGCCGCATTATATTTTCTTCGGCGGTTGGGCTGGTCATCGTGGCTGCAGCCGTCCTGCTTTACATGCGTCTCGCCGAAGGAACGCGGACTGGAACGGCGGCATCCAAGGCCACGTCCGCCGCAGCGGGGGCGTCGCAGCCGGCTTCAGCCGTCGGCGCGCCCAAGCCGGCGCTCCCTGACGAAGCAAGCTTCCGGCCGGCGGCGGAGTCGGCGGGCCTAAAGCTGTGGGTCGACGACAAAACCGGCCACTTCAAGGTAGAGCAGAAGAAAACGGGACACGTCTGGCGTTCATACCCGGATCCCGACCAGTGGTCCCGGGAGACGATTACAGGAACGTGGCGGAACAATCTGATGTCGCCGGTCATGCTGGAGTACATCGATGCGTCCAACTCCAAATCGCAGGCGAAAACGATCAGTTGGCTCGAGGATAAGGGCGTATTGGAAAAGTTTCAAACGACGCCGGACGGCTTCAAGATGACCTACAATTTTACCGGAACGGGCTTCAAAATTCCGGTTGAGGTGCGGCTTCGCGAAGATTATGTGGAAACGGCGATCAACGATCGGGACATTCGGGAGGGCAAGCTCAGCCTGCTCCATGTCAAGCTGTTCCCGCTCTTCGGTGCCGAACCGTATAAGGAAAACGAAGAAGGTTATACGCTGCTGCCCGACGGAGCGGGAGCGCTGATCCGGTTCAAGCCGAATCAGGCTAACGACAAGTCGGTCTATCGTGAGAACGTCTACGGCAACGACAGCGCGTTTTATAGCGAGCGGACGGGCCGAAGCGCAATCCGGCTGCCGGTATTCGGCATCAAGTCGGGGCCGCAGGCTTTTGTCGCCGTGATGGTATCGGGCGAGGAATATGCCAAGCTGTTCGCCGCACCGGCCGGGGCTTACGGCCAGTACAACTGGGCGACCCCGGAATGGACGTACCGGCTGAAATATTTTCAGAGCACAAGCAAGAAGGGCCCGAACGGTTTCTTCACTTACAATAAGGAGCGGTTTAACACCCCCGAGCGGGCGACGCGTTATTATTTGCTTGAACCGGATCAAAGCGACTACGTCGGCATGGCCGGGAAATACCGCCAGTTCCTCATCGCGGAAAAAGGGCTTAAGCCGCTGCAGCCGAAAAACGGCGAGGTGCCGTTTTATGCGGATATCGTTGGCGCCGACATCAAGCAGGGGCTTGTCTGGGACAAATATTTGCCGGGGACGACGACATCGGAAGCGGCAGCTATCGTCGGCGCGCTGCTGGATCAAGGCATACGGAATTTGACGGTGCGCTACGCCGGCTGGCAAAGCGGAGGTTACAGTTCGTTCGGCGGGCTGTTTCCGGTCGATTCCCGGCTCGGCGGCAACGACGGCATGCGCCAGTTCATCCGGTTCGCTCATTCCCGGAACGTCCCGGTTTATTTGACGGCAAATTATACGCTGAACAACACGGGGCGGGACGGATTTTGGCCGACGTTTGACGGGATGCGCGATCTGTCGGGGACGGTCGTGGAATTCGAAAACCCGGCCAACCGCGAGATGACGACCATGGTCAGCCCGCGACTCGCGGAGAAGACGGTCGCCAAAGACTTAAGCGAGTTTAAAGCGCTTGGGGCCGACGGCATTTATTTCAATGAAGGCGTCGGGCAATTTCTGAACAGCGATTTCAACGAGCGGTATAAAGCGAACCGCAGCGAGGTGCTGCAAAGCCAGCGCAGCGTGCTGAAGACTGTCCGCGACGCGCTCGGTGGTGTGATGGCGGAAGACGCGAACGCGTACACGTGGGACCAGACAGGCCATATTCACCGGCTGGCGGATTCGTATTCGCACGATATTTTTGTTGACGAGCCGGTTCCGTTCCTGCCCATCGTGCTTCACGGGCTGCTTACGTATTCGACGGAATGGTCCAACCTGCGCGAGCAAAACCGCGCAGGCTTCCTGCGCAGCATCGAGCTCGGAGCGTATCCGGCGTATGTGCTTACGAACGCGCCGTCCGGCAGCATGAAAGGCGCTTTTTCCATCTGGTATTACAGCATGGATTACAGGGATTGGCTGTCCCAGGCGGCGGCCGAATACAAGCGGTTTAACGAAGCGCTTGGAGACGTGCAGGATCGGGCGATCGTCGGGCACCGCACCTTGGCTCCGGGCGTCAAGGAAACGGAATATGCCGGGGGCAAGAAAATCGTCGTCAACTACAACGCGGAGCCGTTCGTCCACGGCGATGTCCGCGTGCCGGCGCAGGACTTTATCGTGCTGAAGGGAGGGAGCGCCCCGTGA
- the nfsA gene encoding oxygen-insensitive NADPH nitroreductase — MNSTINQLLQHRSIRKYKPEPVSAEQLRAIVEAAQKAPTSSNMQAYSVVAVTDPEVKRRIAHLAADQQYIEECPVFLLWCADLLRLKYASAPIEEVEIPGTAEIFIIATVDAALAAQNAVVAAESLGLGTVFIGGIRNNPQDISDLVGLPDLVYPVFGMCLGYPDQEPTQRPRLPLEAVLHRERYSTEAYPESIERYNRELNEWMLTRAGGTRDSNWSKEMAGRLKSRQRTHMRSFLENRGFKLE, encoded by the coding sequence ATGAACAGCACCATCAACCAGCTGCTGCAGCATCGGTCGATCCGGAAATACAAACCGGAGCCGGTGAGCGCGGAGCAGCTTCGGGCAATCGTCGAAGCGGCGCAAAAAGCTCCCACATCAAGCAATATGCAGGCATACAGCGTCGTGGCCGTAACCGATCCGGAGGTGAAGCGCCGGATTGCCCATTTGGCGGCGGATCAGCAGTACATCGAGGAATGTCCGGTCTTCTTGCTTTGGTGCGCCGACTTGCTGAGGCTGAAATATGCCAGTGCCCCAATCGAAGAGGTGGAGATTCCGGGAACCGCGGAAATCTTCATCATCGCTACGGTCGATGCCGCGCTGGCTGCGCAAAACGCCGTTGTCGCCGCCGAATCGTTAGGCCTTGGCACCGTCTTTATCGGTGGAATCCGCAACAATCCGCAGGACATATCGGATCTGGTCGGCCTGCCGGACCTGGTATATCCCGTCTTCGGCATGTGCCTCGGTTACCCCGATCAAGAGCCGACTCAGCGACCCCGGCTGCCTCTGGAGGCGGTGCTGCACCGCGAGCGTTACTCCACGGAGGCTTATCCTGAAAGCATCGAGCGGTATAACCGGGAGCTCAACGAATGGATGCTCACCCGGGCGGGCGGTACAAGGGACTCCAACTGGTCGAAGGAAATGGCGGGCCGCCTGAAATCGAGGCAGCGCACGCATATGCGCAGCTTTTTGGAAAATCGCGGCTTCAAGCTGGAATAA
- a CDS encoding carbohydrate ABC transporter permease: protein MERIAHAPESRRGWTREAAAGRADSVKYVLLGKEADQGLLFRLFLYLILIDTAFIYLKPILYMVITMLKDSSNMLDPSVVWVPRSIFIGHLEEAFRLLKFKTGFLYSLTISLSVAVLQIVSCAAAGYAFARLEFPFKKFWFTALVFTFILPPQLTILPSILMFKQIGWANTYLPMIVPALFGHGLKGALFVIIFRQFFQTLPKELEEAARIDGANAFRFFFKVMLPLSKSAMIVVFLFSFVWNWNDFYLPSMYMSGSKEVPLSISLAKLAASLSADEAQGGISIFAEPVKMAASFLIIAPVLVVYAIAQRWFVEGIERTGLVE, encoded by the coding sequence TTGGAACGCATCGCTCATGCACCCGAAAGCCGCCGGGGATGGACTCGTGAAGCCGCCGCAGGCCGGGCGGATTCCGTCAAATACGTGCTGCTTGGGAAGGAAGCCGATCAAGGCTTGCTGTTTCGCCTGTTTCTGTATTTGATATTGATCGACACGGCGTTTATTTACTTGAAGCCGATATTGTACATGGTCATCACGATGCTGAAGGATTCCTCGAATATGCTTGATCCTTCCGTCGTATGGGTGCCGCGCTCGATTTTTATCGGCCATCTGGAGGAAGCGTTTCGCTTGCTCAAATTTAAAACCGGCTTTCTTTACAGCCTGACGATTTCGCTGTCGGTGGCCGTGCTGCAGATCGTTTCGTGCGCCGCTGCCGGTTACGCTTTTGCCAGACTCGAATTTCCATTCAAAAAGTTCTGGTTTACCGCTTTGGTGTTCACCTTTATATTGCCGCCCCAGCTCACGATACTGCCGTCGATTTTGATGTTCAAGCAGATCGGCTGGGCCAACACGTATTTGCCGATGATCGTTCCGGCGCTGTTCGGCCACGGGCTGAAGGGTGCGCTGTTCGTCATCATCTTCCGCCAGTTTTTCCAGACGCTGCCGAAGGAGCTGGAGGAAGCCGCGAGGATAGACGGGGCGAATGCGTTTCGCTTCTTCTTTAAGGTGATGCTGCCGCTTTCCAAGTCGGCGATGATCGTCGTGTTTTTGTTTTCGTTCGTATGGAACTGGAACGACTTTTATTTGCCGTCGATGTATATGTCCGGCTCCAAGGAGGTTCCGCTCTCGATCAGCCTGGCGAAGCTGGCGGCCAGCTTATCCGCCGACGAGGCGCAGGGAGGGATCAGCATTTTCGCCGAGCCGGTGAAGATGGCCGCATCCTTCCTGATCATCGCCCCGGTGCTCGTCGTCTACGCGATCGCCCAGCGCTGGTTCGTGGAAGGCATCGAACGGACGGGACTCGTGGAATAA
- a CDS encoding NAD(P)-binding domain-containing protein, translating to MLDLLIVGAGPYGISLAAHAAASGLSYALLGYPMHFWQHQMPQNMFIRTQPEVIALSDERDVFTLQRFSRETRTEITVPLPRPVFVDYAFWFAAKTGVEFTPELVVRLSAVSGGFQALTESGRAVRARHAVVATGLQHYAYIPDALAGIPGDLVSHTFRYTDFSPFAGRKVAVLGSGQSAWEAAALLHMCGSDVELIYRREAPNYSPGNGSGIELVQLAEAFYDLPLEDKLEKWASRSASIAAFLRPYVDGKVPETAQVTVEQAEPTCGGKLRLLLSNGAERELDHLIAATGYRIDLSRVPFLDRELLDAVERETHGGSGFPRLNAHFESSVPGLYFAGPLASHSHGPAFRFIAGLGKTCRRIIPHICRFVTECR from the coding sequence TTGTTAGATCTGCTCATCGTCGGCGCCGGGCCGTACGGCATTTCGCTGGCCGCTCACGCGGCAGCAAGCGGCTTGTCGTACGCGCTGCTCGGGTACCCGATGCATTTTTGGCAACATCAGATGCCGCAAAATATGTTTATACGTACCCAGCCGGAGGTCATCGCGCTGTCCGATGAGCGTGACGTATTTACGCTGCAGCGCTTCTCCCGGGAGACACGGACGGAAATCACCGTCCCGCTGCCGCGCCCCGTGTTTGTGGACTATGCGTTTTGGTTTGCCGCCAAAACAGGCGTGGAGTTTACGCCCGAGCTAGTCGTCAGACTTTCCGCCGTTTCCGGCGGGTTTCAGGCTTTGACCGAGTCAGGACGAGCGGTTAGGGCCCGGCATGCGGTTGTCGCCACCGGTTTGCAGCATTACGCGTACATCCCGGACGCGCTCGCCGGCATTCCCGGCGACCTCGTATCCCATACGTTCCGCTATACCGACTTCAGCCCGTTCGCCGGGCGCAAGGTCGCGGTGCTCGGCAGCGGGCAAAGCGCCTGGGAAGCGGCCGCGCTGCTGCATATGTGCGGCAGCGACGTAGAGCTGATCTACCGCCGGGAGGCGCCGAATTACAGCCCCGGCAACGGCTCGGGCATCGAGCTCGTGCAGCTGGCCGAAGCCTTCTATGACCTGCCGCTTGAGGACAAGCTGGAAAAATGGGCGAGCCGGTCGGCCAGCATTGCCGCCTTTCTGCGCCCGTACGTGGACGGCAAAGTGCCGGAAACGGCGCAGGTCACGGTGGAACAGGCCGAGCCGACTTGCGGCGGCAAGCTGAGGCTGCTGCTGTCAAACGGCGCGGAAAGGGAGCTGGACCACCTGATCGCAGCCACCGGCTACCGCATTGATCTAAGCCGGGTCCCTTTCCTCGACCGGGAGCTGCTGGACGCGGTGGAAAGGGAAACGCACGGCGGCAGCGGGTTCCCCCGCCTGAACGCCCATTTCGAAAGCAGCGTTCCGGGGCTGTATTTCGCCGGACCGCTCGCTTCGCACAGCCATGGGCCGGCGTTTCGGTTTATCGCCGGGCTCGGGAAAACGTGCCGCAGGATCATCCCGCATATTTGCCGATTCGTTACGGAGTGCCGCTAA
- a CDS encoding ABC transporter substrate-binding protein, translating to MKKPIFLTTLGFMIAVLSACAGQSDPGASVPASEAGAKDAGASGEPVTLKFYNSSGTFTNTEFKTFIAEPVHKRFPNITVERIEPPTGTTPEDFFTSGADPDLIYSSSTTHSKLIALGVLQDLRDYIKKYNFDESRIKPFLYNYAKGLSGKGEVLAIPFNSNQHILYYNKDIFDKFGVPYPSDQQMTWEQAIELGQKLTRTENGVSYVGIDAEGPIGLAKSLALPIIDLKTNKSVLNSPDWVRVFNIAKLNYDIPGYVGKGDKYVYGRDDFMKERNLAMRPTWLANMVGPLEELRQQGLEVNWDIAPVPTFSDHLGQTREAQVHTLSVSNKSKHKDEAFQAIAYILSDEVQRTLSRNGRVPAIVNPQLEEEFGADIPVLKGKKVQNVFVGQPLQEHNFHQFEVDVQKYVNDAAKSIAIDKVDVNTALRKASEEVDKAVERLQKNQ from the coding sequence ATGAAAAAACCGATCTTTCTCACAACATTAGGTTTTATGATTGCGGTTCTGTCCGCCTGCGCGGGGCAGAGCGATCCGGGGGCGTCGGTCCCCGCTTCGGAAGCGGGCGCGAAGGATGCCGGCGCAAGCGGCGAGCCGGTCACGCTGAAGTTTTACAACAGCAGCGGCACGTTTACGAACACCGAATTCAAAACGTTCATCGCCGAGCCGGTACATAAGCGGTTTCCGAACATTACCGTGGAGCGGATCGAACCTCCGACAGGCACGACGCCGGAAGACTTTTTCACCTCCGGGGCCGATCCGGATCTCATCTACTCCAGCTCGACGACGCACAGCAAGCTGATCGCTCTCGGCGTGCTGCAGGACCTGCGCGATTATATCAAGAAGTATAACTTTGACGAAAGCCGGATCAAGCCGTTTCTCTACAACTACGCGAAGGGGCTGTCCGGCAAGGGGGAAGTGCTGGCCATTCCGTTCAACTCGAACCAGCACATTTTATACTACAACAAGGATATTTTCGATAAATTCGGCGTGCCGTACCCTTCCGACCAGCAGATGACGTGGGAGCAGGCGATCGAACTCGGGCAAAAGCTGACGCGCACGGAGAACGGCGTAAGCTACGTCGGGATCGACGCCGAGGGGCCGATCGGCCTCGCGAAAAGCCTGGCTCTGCCGATCATCGATCTGAAGACGAACAAGTCGGTCTTAAATTCGCCGGATTGGGTGCGCGTGTTCAACATCGCCAAGCTGAATTACGATATTCCCGGTTATGTCGGCAAAGGCGATAAATACGTGTACGGACGCGACGATTTTATGAAGGAGCGCAATCTCGCCATGCGCCCGACCTGGCTCGCCAATATGGTCGGCCCTCTGGAGGAGCTGCGCCAGCAGGGGCTCGAGGTGAACTGGGACATCGCGCCGGTTCCGACCTTCAGCGACCATTTGGGGCAAACGCGGGAGGCGCAGGTGCATACGCTGTCGGTCTCGAACAAAAGCAAGCATAAAGACGAGGCGTTCCAGGCGATCGCGTACATTTTGTCCGACGAGGTGCAGCGCACGCTGTCCCGCAACGGCAGAGTTCCCGCCATCGTGAATCCGCAGCTGGAAGAGGAGTTCGGCGCGGATATCCCGGTTTTGAAGGGGAAAAAGGTGCAGAACGTTTTCGTCGGCCAGCCGCTTCAGGAGCATAACTTCCATCAGTTCGAGGTCGATGTGCAGAAGTACGTCAACGATGCGGCCAAAAGCATCGCCATCGACAAGGTCGACGTCAACACGGCGCTGCGCAAAGCGTCGGAGGAAGTCGATAAAGCGGTGGAGCGGCTGCAGAAGAATCAGTAA
- a CDS encoding LLM class flavin-dependent oxidoreductase, translating into MSKPKRQLHLNAFLSATGHHESSWRHPQTQPERGLDIRYYQELAQTAERGLLDSLFLADGYAGRFGKLEPFTMLSALAMVTERIGLIATVGTTYNEPFHVARKFASLDYISSGRAGWNIVTGAGSAAFNFGRAEHPAHSVRYENADEFVEVVKQLWDSWEDDALVYDKQAGIQIQQGKVHEINFKGNVYSVQGPLNIPRPPQGYPVLVQAGSSDTGREFAAKTAEVIFTAQQTLEDAQSFYRDVKSRLAKYGRTPEQLHILPGLSPVLADTEAEARDIEAELHDLTPPEQGARSLSSWLGIDLSRYPYDGPLPYDDLPGVENINGHKARYEVMVDLARRENLTIRQLARRIAGARGHATFTGTPLQFADFIEKWFVSGAADGFNLMPQIYPGGLTQIVDKVIPELQNRGLFRTAYEGTTLRENLGLSRPQNVRYQAAYTALASTAASEV; encoded by the coding sequence ATGAGCAAACCGAAACGTCAACTGCATTTGAACGCTTTCTTATCCGCGACAGGTCACCACGAATCGTCGTGGCGCCATCCGCAGACGCAGCCTGAACGCGGTCTGGATATCCGCTATTACCAGGAGCTGGCGCAAACCGCCGAACGCGGCCTGCTTGATTCGTTATTTTTGGCGGACGGCTATGCCGGCCGGTTCGGCAAGCTGGAGCCGTTTACGATGCTGTCGGCTCTTGCCATGGTGACGGAGCGCATCGGCTTGATCGCGACGGTCGGCACCACGTATAACGAGCCGTTCCATGTGGCGCGGAAATTTGCCTCGCTTGATTACATCAGCAGCGGCAGAGCGGGCTGGAATATCGTGACCGGGGCGGGATCGGCCGCCTTCAATTTCGGCCGGGCGGAGCACCCGGCACACTCGGTGCGCTACGAGAATGCGGACGAATTCGTCGAGGTCGTCAAGCAGCTTTGGGACAGCTGGGAGGATGACGCGCTGGTGTACGACAAGCAAGCCGGCATTCAGATTCAGCAGGGCAAGGTGCATGAAATTAACTTTAAAGGAAACGTCTATTCCGTGCAGGGGCCGCTTAATATTCCGCGTCCTCCGCAAGGTTACCCTGTGCTCGTGCAGGCCGGCTCCTCGGACACCGGCCGCGAATTTGCCGCCAAAACGGCGGAGGTTATTTTCACGGCGCAGCAGACGCTGGAGGACGCACAGTCGTTCTACCGCGATGTGAAATCGCGGCTCGCGAAATACGGCCGGACGCCGGAGCAGCTGCACATTTTGCCGGGGCTCAGCCCCGTGCTTGCCGATACGGAGGCGGAGGCGCGGGATATCGAGGCCGAGCTGCACGACTTGACGCCGCCGGAGCAGGGCGCCCGGTCCTTGTCCTCCTGGCTCGGCATCGACCTCTCGCGTTATCCGTACGACGGCCCGCTGCCGTATGACGACTTGCCCGGCGTTGAGAACATCAACGGGCACAAGGCGCGCTACGAGGTGATGGTCGATCTGGCACGCAGAGAAAACCTGACGATCCGCCAGCTCGCCCGCCGCATTGCCGGCGCCAGAGGCCATGCCACGTTTACGGGAACTCCGCTGCAGTTCGCCGATTTTATCGAGAAATGGTTCGTGAGCGGCGCTGCGGACGGCTTTAACCTGATGCCGCAAATTTATCCCGGCGGACTGACGCAAATCGTAGACAAAGTCATCCCCGAACTGCAAAATCGCGGTTTGTTCCGCACCGCATACGAAGGAACGACGCTGCGCGAAAATCTCGGGCTGTCGCGCCCGCAAAATGTCCGCTATCAGGCGGCATATACGGCATTGGCATCCACCGCAGCTTCGGAGGTATAA
- a CDS encoding carbohydrate ABC transporter permease, whose product MNGLKLHAQTLRKWEGSLFIAPWIFGFFAFVAFPLGFSLYMSFHRVKVTVSGIETVPNGIDYYREILFADGGLLYNDLIPFLREAAVMIPVIIIFSMLIAILLNQRFWGRTFFRVVFFLPVIFSSGQIVLEFMKQGEGSLAFVESLRINAYVAEYVPKAWVEPINHVISSFVLVLWYSGVQILIFLAGRQTISSSVYEAARIDGADPWNTFWKITLPGLIPFIFLNLIFTVVDLFTFPSNPIISKVSTANYGLSSALAWIYFVIVLAFIGLALLMYSRVDKAFGGKRR is encoded by the coding sequence GTGAACGGATTGAAGCTGCACGCACAAACCCTCCGCAAATGGGAAGGCAGTTTGTTCATCGCGCCGTGGATTTTCGGATTTTTCGCATTTGTCGCCTTCCCGCTCGGATTCTCTCTCTATATGAGTTTCCATCGGGTGAAGGTGACGGTAAGCGGTATTGAAACGGTTCCGAACGGCATCGACTATTACCGGGAAATATTATTCGCCGACGGCGGACTGCTGTACAACGACCTGATACCTTTTTTGCGGGAAGCGGCCGTCATGATTCCGGTCATTATTATTTTTTCCATGCTGATCGCGATTTTGCTTAATCAGAGGTTTTGGGGAAGGACGTTTTTCCGGGTTGTTTTCTTTCTCCCAGTTATTTTCTCTTCCGGTCAAATCGTGCTGGAGTTTATGAAGCAGGGCGAAGGTTCGCTCGCTTTCGTCGAGTCGCTGCGCATCAATGCGTACGTGGCCGAGTATGTTCCAAAAGCTTGGGTGGAGCCGATCAACCACGTCATCAGCTCTTTTGTTCTGGTGCTTTGGTATTCGGGCGTACAAATTTTGATTTTTCTCGCGGGCCGGCAGACGATTTCCTCTTCGGTGTACGAGGCGGCCCGCATCGACGGGGCGGACCCGTGGAATACGTTTTGGAAAATTACGCTGCCGGGACTCATCCCGTTTATTTTTCTCAATTTGATTTTTACGGTCGTCGATCTGTTTACGTTTCCAAGCAACCCGATCATCAGCAAGGTGTCGACGGCCAATTACGGGTTGTCCAGCGCGTTGGCGTGGATTTATTTCGTCATCGTGCTCGCCTTTATCGGGCTGGCGCTGCTCATGTACAGCCGGGTCGACAAGGCGTTCGGCGGGAAACGCCGCTAA
- a CDS encoding ABC transporter substrate-binding protein: protein MTSKAAYALASLLLLLPLGACAKQNGLDNDAAGETAASAQPVKLLIYSYGATFTNTEFKTLIADPVNKKYPHITIERIEPPATATPEELFSSGTVPDLIFSTSTSYYRFIRMGAIEDLRPWIQKYRFDESRLKPFLYDAVRQIADNGAIYGIPFNSNQHILYYNKDIFDKFGVPYPPDRQMTWDETLDLARRLTRTDGGVSYIGIDVQGPLGFARSLALSVIDPKTGKSLLDSPDWVRTFNYSKKNAEIPGFVGKNNTYNYDRDQFMKDRILAMRPAWLANMVGPMEELRQMGIEVNWDIAPIPQFADRLGETREAQVHSLSVSSGSKHKDEAFQAIAHILSDETQRILSRNGRVPAIVKPELEREFGADIPVLKGKKVQNVFVGQPLKTHETNEYENDITKFVTDAYKDMVLNNTDINTAIRKASENIDKEVERLRKNQ from the coding sequence ATGACTTCAAAAGCGGCATACGCTCTTGCTTCCCTGCTCCTGCTTCTCCCGCTCGGAGCTTGCGCGAAACAGAACGGGCTCGACAACGACGCTGCCGGAGAGACGGCGGCTTCCGCGCAGCCGGTCAAGCTGCTGATATATTCGTACGGAGCTACCTTCACCAACACCGAATTTAAAACGCTTATTGCGGATCCGGTCAATAAAAAATATCCGCACATCACGATCGAACGGATCGAGCCTCCCGCAACGGCGACGCCGGAGGAGCTTTTTTCCTCGGGAACGGTGCCGGATTTGATTTTCTCCACCTCCACATCGTACTACCGGTTCATCCGTATGGGAGCGATTGAAGATCTGCGCCCCTGGATTCAAAAATACCGTTTCGACGAAAGCCGGTTAAAGCCGTTCCTGTACGATGCGGTCAGGCAAATTGCGGATAATGGGGCCATTTACGGAATACCGTTCAACTCCAACCAGCACATCCTGTATTACAACAAAGATATTTTCGATAAATTCGGCGTCCCATATCCGCCCGACCGGCAGATGACATGGGATGAAACGCTTGACCTCGCTCGCCGGCTGACCCGCACTGACGGCGGAGTCAGCTACATCGGCATTGACGTGCAAGGTCCGCTTGGCTTCGCCCGCAGCCTCGCGCTCTCCGTCATCGACCCGAAGACGGGCAAATCGCTGCTCGATTCGCCGGACTGGGTGCGCACATTCAACTACTCGAAGAAAAATGCCGAAATTCCCGGATTCGTCGGAAAAAACAACACGTACAACTACGATCGGGACCAGTTCATGAAGGACCGCATATTGGCCATGCGTCCGGCGTGGCTGGCCAATATGGTCGGTCCGATGGAGGAGCTGCGGCAGATGGGCATTGAGGTGAACTGGGACATCGCTCCCATCCCGCAATTCGCCGATCGTTTGGGGGAAACGCGGGAAGCGCAGGTGCACTCCTTGTCGGTATCCAGCGGAAGCAAACACAAGGATGAGGCGTTCCAAGCGATCGCCCACATTTTATCGGACGAAACGCAGCGCATTCTTTCCCGCAACGGCCGGGTGCCGGCAATCGTCAAACCGGAGCTCGAGCGGGAGTTTGGCGCCGACATCCCTGTGCTGAAAGGGAAAAAGGTGCAAAATGTGTTTGTCGGCCAGCCGCTCAAGACACACGAAACAAACGAATACGAGAACGACATTACCAAATTCGTAACGGATGCTTACAAGGACATGGTGCTGAACAATACCGATATCAATACGGCTATCCGCAAAGCTTCGGAGAACATCGACAAAGAAGTCGAGAGGCTGAGAAAAAATCAATAA
- a CDS encoding Crp/Fnr family transcriptional regulator, producing the protein MAKTEYDEQAGSVGGEEIFREERVLTGLFEQYGSVRHFKKNEFIFREDEDSQDIYWVRSGLVKISQSAKEGQGITLFLRHAGEVFGAAEVLTGQRRQRYARCILDSEVLLLSADQFRGLLLSRPDVLYALTVSNARRLLHTQRYVETLISRPVAWRLGHFLMQLGERKPNELYVGLPLSHEEISYIIGCSRQTVTETLNEWNELGIIRYEKKRIWIYDCEAFREHLNL; encoded by the coding sequence ATGGCAAAAACGGAATACGACGAGCAAGCGGGCAGCGTCGGCGGGGAGGAAATCTTCCGGGAAGAGCGCGTATTAACCGGGCTTTTCGAGCAATACGGGAGCGTGCGCCATTTTAAGAAAAATGAGTTTATTTTCCGAGAGGACGAGGACAGCCAGGACATCTACTGGGTGCGGAGCGGACTCGTCAAAATCTCGCAATCGGCCAAGGAGGGGCAGGGCATCACGTTGTTTTTGCGCCATGCGGGCGAGGTGTTCGGCGCAGCCGAAGTGTTGACCGGCCAGCGGCGGCAAAGGTACGCCCGCTGCATTTTGGACAGCGAAGTGCTGCTCTTGTCCGCGGATCAATTCCGCGGCCTGCTGCTGAGCCGCCCGGACGTTCTGTACGCGCTGACCGTATCCAACGCAAGACGGCTGCTGCACACGCAGCGGTATGTGGAAACGCTGATTTCCCGGCCGGTTGCCTGGAGGCTCGGACATTTTCTGATGCAGCTCGGCGAGCGCAAGCCAAACGAGCTGTATGTCGGCCTGCCGCTGAGCCACGAGGAAATTTCGTATATCATCGGGTGCAGCCGGCAGACGGTGACGGAAACGTTAAACGAGTGGAATGAGCTCGGCATCATCCGTTATGAGAAAAAGCGCATATGGATTTACGATTGTGAGGCTTTCCGGGAACATCTAAATCTATAG